From Bradyrhizobium sp. 4:
TAGCGGTCGCGCGAGGCATGGATCTCGGCTTCGGCTTCCTCGCGCGCCTTCTGCATTTCGGCCTGGCGCAGCGCGCCCTCGGCCGCGACGTGAAGCAGGGGGATGAAATCGCCCTTGACGTCCTTGACGAGATAATCGGCCGCCCCCGCCTTCAGCGCCGTCACCGCAATGCTGGAATCCTGCGACGCCGTGACGAAGACCACCGGCGGCGCGCCCGGGATCGCCATGATCTGCTCAAGCGTCTCCAGCCCGTCGAGGCCGGGCATGTACTGGTCGAGCGCCACGACGTCGATGCCGCGGTCAATGCTGTCCTGCGCGCCCGCGCGGCGGATGAGCTCGAGGCCTTCCTCGCCGCTTGCGGCGTGAACGACCTTGTAGCCGCGCCGTGTCAGGCCGCGATCGACCAGACGCGCAAGCGCCCCGTCGTCGTCGATGTAGAGCAGTGTGGGCATGCGCTGGTTCATGGGGCGGCGGGCGGGACCTGGATGACCGAGAAGAACAAGCCGAGCTGCCGGATGGCATTGGCGAAATTCTCGTAGTTCACGGGCTTGGTGATGTAGACATTGCAGCCGAGCTCGTAGCAGCGCTTGATTTCCTGGGAATCGTCGGTGGTGGTCAGCACCACGACGGGCGAGGCCTTCAGATATTTGTTCTCCTTGATCTGCTTGAGAATGTCGATCCCGGTCATGTCGGGAAGGTTGAGATCGAGCAGGATCAGGAGCGCATTACCTTTCTGCACGAGCCCGCTGCCGTCGGGCCCGAACAGGTATTTCATCGCATCCGTGCCGTTGGCAAAGGAGATGATCTCGTTGTTGACGCCGGATCTTCGGATGTTCCGCTCGATCAGCCGCGCGTGCCCTTCGTCGTCCTCGATCATGATGATGCTGACGGGTTGAGTCATTGATCCGCGTTCCGGTTGCTGGTGTTCCAGGTGATGGGCAGCGTGATGGTGAAGGTACTGCCCGTATTCAGTTCCGATGATACCGACATGGTGCCGCCGAGGCGACGCACAAGTGCACGCACATGCGCAAGACCGATGCCCTGACCGGGCTTGTCCTGGGTTCCGGCGCGGCGAAACAGGTCGAAGATCCGCTGGTGGTCCTTGGGGTCGATGCCGCGGCCGTTATCGCTGATTTCGAAGATTGCGTAGCCGAGCTTGGTGCGCCCGCGGATTTTGATCTCGCCGGGGACGCCGGGCTTGAGATATTTGATGGCGTTGTCGATCAGATTGGAGAAGATCTGCTCCAGCGCCAGGCGGTCGCTGACGAGATTGGGCAGGGGGGCTACTTGGATCTCCGCCTGCGCCTCGGCGGCCTGATGCGCCAGCGTCGATACGATCGCTTCGATCAGCTCGGCCGTGTCGATCTTTTCCGGCTGGAACTCGCGCCGGCCCTCGCGGGTGAGATTGAGGATCGCCGAGATCAGGCGGTCCATTTTGGCGATCGACGACTTGATGAAGCCCAGCGCTTCGGAAAAATCCGCTGAGAGCTGCTTGTCGGGACCTTCGAGCGCGATCTCGCCGTCCGGCAGCGGCGGCCCGTCGGCCGGGACGTGGGTAAGGCCGCCGATACGGCGGAAAATGTCGCCGCCGAGCTCTTCGAGTTCGCTGGTGAAGCCCATGATGTTGACGAGTGGCGAGCGCAGATCGTGGCTGACGATATAGGCAAAGCGCTGGATCTCGTTGTTGGCTTCGCGCAGATCGGCCGT
This genomic window contains:
- a CDS encoding response regulator, which gives rise to MTQPVSIIMIEDDEGHARLIERNIRRSGVNNEIISFANGTDAMKYLFGPDGSGLVQKGNALLILLDLNLPDMTGIDILKQIKENKYLKASPVVVLTTTDDSQEIKRCYELGCNVYITKPVNYENFANAIRQLGLFFSVIQVPPAAP
- a CDS encoding ATP-binding protein encodes the protein MTADAQRRRTFWQILLFAAGLLVLTVISAGSVYLVNKARDDSKWVVHTIEAENQINALLLEIRRAESAARGYLLTQGADFKVEHDKAVAAVIPALDKLTRLIGDNPAQRQSIEKLSAAIETRLGQFAQEMDFIRRGEPEKAAALVREIASTDATAVIANVATGMIQEEERLFRLRTVNSDRSQTLAASMTGIGSGLVVLLALISIWLVRRSAGARDDAEARLRDANVNLEAVVDERTADLREANNEIQRFAYIVSHDLRSPLVNIMGFTSELEELGGDIFRRIGGLTHVPADGPPLPDGEIALEGPDKQLSADFSEALGFIKSSIAKMDRLISAILNLTREGRREFQPEKIDTAELIEAIVSTLAHQAAEAQAEIQVAPLPNLVSDRLALEQIFSNLIDNAIKYLKPGVPGEIKIRGRTKLGYAIFEISDNGRGIDPKDHQRIFDLFRRAGTQDKPGQGIGLAHVRALVRRLGGTMSVSSELNTGSTFTITLPITWNTSNRNADQ